The sequence GTCCTCGTCGACCAGTTCCAGCATGATCGGTTCGGCGGCGCCGCCCGGCGTGCTCACCGCAGCGTCCCCGGCGGTCTGTCCGTTGGCAGGTGTGATCGGCATGCCCATCCTTGTCGTCGGTCCTCGACGCCCAGTCTGCCCCACCTGTGTGCCCATCAGACGCACAGCGGGCCAGGTGGTGCGCGGTGCCGCGCTCTTCGCCGGATTCCGGCCCGGCGTCCGGAGGGCCGTCCGGAAGTGTGTCCGATTGCAAAACGATCACCGGGCGGCCGGTCGCGCGCGGCCGTCGTCACCGTCCTCGTCGCAGCCGTCCGCGCGGCCCGACCGTGAGAGGGGCCACACCCGCCGGCCGCCCGCATGGCCCTCGCCACACCCGCCCCGGCACAACCCACACCACCTGTGACCAGCCCGCTCATAACCGGCACGGATCGAGCAGCTGGTCAGGACGGCAGTTGTTCAGGGGCCGTACGATCCACCATGATGATCGCGGCAGACGCAGCCGTCGGTCACCCGATCGGGCGGTGAATGCGCGGTGAACGGCCGCATCCGGCGATCCGATAACCTCTGCCGACGTGCCACCGGGCCCCAGCCGCCGGGTGTGCCACGCCCGCTGCCCGGGTAGTTCGTATCGAATCGGATCGATCGCGGACCTCCCGTGCTGCCTTGTCAGCATCCAAGGAGTGAGTTCGTCTGTCGACCGCCATCCTCACCGGTCCGCCGGTCGCCGGGTCGCCGCTCGAAGCCGACCTGCGCACGCTGGGCTTCGACGTCCGTACGGCGGACGATGCCACGACCGTCGCCGAACTGATCGCCGCCACGCCCGCCCAGGAGCGGGTCGCCGTCGTCGATCCCCGGTTCGTCGGCCATCTCCACCTCCTGCGGCTGGCACTGACCGACCCGCGCTTCCCGGCCGCCGCCGCCCCCGGGGCGCTCACCGTGCAGCCCGAGGCGCGCGCCGCGCTGCTGAGCGCCACCGCCAAGATCCCGGTCGGCGCCGGCACCGCGCATCTGACCGATGTGCTCACCGACACCCTCACCGAGTCCCTGGAGCGCGCGGACATCGGCCTGCACCGCGTCGAGCCCGGCACCCTGGTCGCCACCGTCGCGCTCACCCCGGCGCAGCGCGAGGACGCCCGCGAGGCCGTCGCCGCGGTCGATGACGAGGCCGTACGGCTGCGCACGGCGGTGAAGTCCCGCGACGGGTTCTTCACCACCTTCTGCATCAGCCCGTACTCGCGCTACCTCGCGCGCTGGTGCGCCCGCCGCGGCCTCACCCCCAACCAGGTCACCACCGCCTCCCTGCTCACCGCGCTGATCGCGGCGGGCTGCGCGGCCACCGGGACCCGCGGCGGCTTCATCGCCGCCGGCGTCCTGCTGCTCTTCTCCTTCGTCCTGGACTGCACCGACGGGCAGCTCGCCCGCTACTCCCTCCAGTACTCGACGATGGGCGCCTGGCTGGACGCCACCTTCGACCGGGCCAAGGAGTACGCCTACTACGCGGGACTGGCCCTGGGCGCGGCCCGCTGCGGCGACGACGTCTGGGTGCTGGCCCTGGGCGCGATGGTGCTCCAGACCTGCCGCCATGTCGTCGACTTCGCCTTCAACGAGGCCAACCACGACGCCACCGCCAACACCAGCCCCACCGCCGCGCTCTCCGACAAGCTCGACAGCGTCGGCTGGACGGTCTGGGTGCGCCGGATGATCGTGCTGCCCATCGGCGAGCGCTGGGCCATGATCGCCGTCCTGACGGCCCTGACCAGCCCGCGCATCGTCTTCTACGCCCTGCTCGTCGGCTGCGCCCTGGCCGCCTGCTACACCACGGCCGGCCGGGTGCTGCGCTCGGTCACCCGGCACGCCCGCCGTACCGACCGGGCCGCGCAGGCGCTGGCGGACCTGGCCGATTCGGGCCCGCTCGCCGGGCTGATCGCCAAGGGCCCGGCCTCCCGCGGCGCGGCCGGCGCCCCGCTGCTGGCCGTCGCCGGTGTGGTGTTCCTCATGACGCAGCTGCTGCTGAACGGCGCCGGAAGCTGGTGGCCGGTGCTCGGCGCCGTCATCTACACGCTCTTCGCCGGCGCGGCCGTCGCCCGTCCCCTCAAGGGCGCCCTCGACTGGCTCGTCCCGCCCCTCTTCCGGGCTGCGGAATACGGCACGGTCCTGCTCCTGGCCGCCCGCGCGGACGCCCCCGGAGCGCTGCCGGCGGCATTCGGCCTGGTCGCGGCGGTCGCCTACCATCACTACGACACCGTCTACCGCATCCGTGGTGGCACCGGGGCCCCGCCGCGGTGGCTGGTTTGGGCAACCGGCGGTCACGAAGGACGCGTCCTCGTAGTGACGGTCCTGGCGGCCGCGCTGTCCCCCTCAGGTTTCACACTCGCGCTCACGGCGCTCGCCGTCGTCCTGGCGCTGCTGGTGCTCACCGAGAGCATCCGCTTCTGGGTCTCCTCCGGAGCACCCGCCGTACACGATGAAGGAGAACCCGCATGATCGGCCTCGTGCTGGCCGCCGGCGCCGGACGGCGTCTGCGCCCCTACACCGACACCCTGCCCAAGGCGCTGGTGCCGGTTGACGGGGACACCACCATCCTGGACCTGACCCTCGGCAACTTCGCCGAGATCGGCCTGACCGAGGTCGCGATCATCGTCGGCTACAAGAAGGAAGCCGTCTACGAGCGCAAGGCGGCCCTCGAGGCGAAGTACGGCCTCAAGCTGACCCTCATCGACAACGACAAGGCCGAGGAGTGGAACAACGCCTACTCCCTGTGGTGCGGCCGTGACGCCATCAAGCACGATGTGATCCTCGCCAACGGCGACACCGTGCACCCGGTCTCCGTCGAGAAGACCCTGCTCGCCGCCCGCGGCGACGGCCAGAAGATCATCCTCGCCCTCGACACGGTCAAGCAGCTGGCCGACGAGGAGATGAAGGTCATCGTGGACCCCGACAAGGGCGTCCAGCGCATCACCAAGCTGATGGACCCGGCCGAGGCCACCGGCGAGTACATCGGCGTCACCCTCATCGAGGGCTCCGCCGCCGACGAGCTGGCCGACGCCCTGAAGACCACCTTCGAGCGCGACCCCGACCTCTACTACGAGGACGGCTACCAGGAGCTGGTCAACCGCGGTTTCAAGGTCGACGTGGCCCCGATCGGCGACGTCAAGTGGGTCGAGATCGACAACCACGACGACCTCGCGAAGGGCCGTGAGATCGCATGCCAGTACTGACCCGCCTCATTCCGTCCCCGGTCGTCGTCGACATCAACGCCGGCGCCCTGGACGACCTGGCGGGCCTGCTGGCCGATCAGCGCATCTCCGCGTCCGGCAAGCTCGCCATCGCGATCAGCGGCGGCTCGGGGGCACGGCTGCGTGAGCGGCTTTCCCCCGCGCTGCCCGGCGCCGAGTGGTACGAGGTCGGCGGCGGCACCCTGGACGACGCGATCAAGCTCGCCGACGCCATGAAGAAGGGCCACTACGACGCCGTCGTGGGCCTGGGCGGCGGCAAGATCATCGACTGCGCCAAGTTCGCCGCGGCGCGCATCGGCCTGCCGCTGGTCGCCGTCGCGACGAACCTGTCGCACGACGGCCTGTGCTCGCCGGTCGCCACCCTCGACAACGACGCCGGCCGCGGCTCCTACGGTGTGCCGAACCCGATCGCCGTGGTGATCGACCTCGACATCATCCGCGAGGCCCCGGTCCGCTTCGTCCGCTCCGGCATCGGCGATGCGATCTCCAACATCTCCGCGGTCGCGGACTGGGAGCTCTCGCACCGCGAGACCGGCGAGGCGATCGACGGACTGGCCGCCGCCATGGCCCGCCAGGCCGGCGAGGCCGTTCTGCGCCACCCCGGAGGCGTCGGCGACGACAACTTCCTCCAGGTGCTGGCCGAGGGCCTGGTCCTGACCGGCATCTCGATGTCGGTGGCCGGCGACAGCCGCCCGGCGTCCGGTGCCTGCCACGAGATCAACCACGCGCTCGACATCCTCTACCCCAAGCGCTCGGCGAGCCATGGCGAGCAGTGCGGCCTGGGTGCCGCCTTCGCCACGCATCTGCGCGGGGACAAGGAGACCCGGGACATGATGGTCGAGGTGCTGCGCCGGCACGGCCTGCCGGTCACGCCGGGCGAGATCGGCTTCACCGACGAGGAATTCGTCGAGGCCGTCGCCTACGCACCGAAGACCCGCCCGGGGCGCTACACCATCCTCGAGCACCTCGACCTGTCCACCGACCAGATCAGGGATGCCTACGCCGACTATGCACAAGCCATCGGTAGCTGAGCTCCGGCCGGTCGTTCACCCCCCGGGGGTGAAGGACCGGCGGAGCGGCGAGCACTGGGCCGGCCGGCTCTACATGCGCGAGATCTCCCTGCGCATCGACCGGCACCTGGTGAACACCCGGGTCACGCCCAACCAGCTGACCTATCTGATGACCGTCTGCGGCGTGCTCGCCGCCCCGGCGCTGCTGGTGCCGGGGATCGCGGGCGCCGTGCTCGGCGTGCTGATGGTCCAGCTGTATCTGCTGCTCGACTGCGTCGACGGCGAGATCGCCCGGTGGCGCAAGCAGTACTCGCTCACCGGTGTCTGGATGGACCGCGTCGGCGCGTACCTCACCGACGCCGCCGTGCTCGTCGGCTTCGGCCTGCGCGCCGCCGACCTGTGGGGCTCGGGCCGGATCGACTGGCTGTGGGCCTTCCTCGGCACGCTGGCCGCCCTCGGCGCCATCCTGATCAAGGCGGAGACGGACCTGGTCGGCGTGGCCCGCGCGCAGAGCGGCAAGGAGCAGGTCAAGGAGACCGCGTCCGAGATGCGCTCCTCCGGCATGGCGCTGGCCCGCAAGGCCGCCGCCGCGCTGAAGTTCCACCGGCTGATCCTGGGCGTCGAGGCGTCCCTGCTGATCGTGGCCCTGGCGGTCGTCGACCAGATCCGGGGCGACCTGTTCTTCTCCCGTCTGGGTGTCGCCGTGCTCGCCGGCATCGCGCTCGTCCAGACCCTGCTCCACCTCGTGTCCATCCTCGCCTCCAGCAGGCTCAAGTGACGGGGGCGTCCCAGATGCGCGTCGGTGCGGTTGTTCTCACGATGGGCAATCGCCCCGACGAGCTGCGCGCGCTGCTGGACTCGGTCGCCAAGCAGGACGGCGAGCGGGTCGAGGTCGTCGTGGTCGGCAACGGTTCGCCGCTGCCCGAGCTCCCCGAGGGCGTACGGACCGTCGAGCTGCCGGAGAACGTCGGCATCCCGGCGGGCCGCAACGTCGGTATAGAGGCGTTCGGACCCGGCGGCCGCGAGGTCGACATCCTGCTCTTCCTCGACGACGACGGGCTGCTGGCCCGGGAGGACACCGCCCGGCTGTGCCGGGAGGCGTTCGCCGCCGACCCCGAGCTCGGCATCATCAGCTTCCGCATCGCCGACCCGGACACCGGCGAGACCCAGCGCCGCCACGTCCCGCGCCTGCGGGCCTCGGACCCGATGCGCTCCTCGCGGGTGACGACCTTCCTCGGCGGCGCCAACGCCGTGCGCACCAAGGTCTTCCAGGAGATCGGCGGGCTGCCCGACGACTTCTTCTACGCCCATGAGGAGACCGATCTGGCCTGGCGGGCACTGGACGCGGGGTGGCTGATCGACTACCGGTCGGACATGCTCCTGCTGCACCCGACCATGGCCCCCAGCCGGCACGCGGTCTACCACCGCATGGTGGCCCGTAACCGTGTGTGGCTGGCCCGCCGCAACCTCCCCGCCGTACTGGTTCCGGTCTATCTCGGTGTCTGGTTGCTGCTCACCCTGGCCCGTCGTCCCTCCTGGCCTGCGCTGCGGGTCTGGCTGGCCGGCTTCAAAGAGGGCTGGACGACGCCCTGCGGCGACAGGCGCCCCATGAAGTGGGCTACCGTTTGGCGACTGACCCGACTGGGCCGCCCTCCCGTCATCTGAAAAGCTCGTATCCAAGAGCATCAGGTGCCATAACGGGCGTGCCCCGGCCGTGCACGATGAGGACGAAAGTGTCAACTGTGAGCGAGACAACGCACGACAGTGCGGTCGCCATGAGTGCCCCGTCGGCTTCCGACGGAGGGCTCACCGCTGCTGAGCGTGCCCAGAAGTACGGGCTCTCGCAGAGCGGGGCCCGTCCGGGCCTCGTGGAGTACATCCGGCAGCTGTGGGACCGGCGGCATTTCATCTCCGCCTTCGCCAGCGCCAAGCTGACCGCGCAGTACAGCCAGGCGAAGCTGGGCCAGGTCTGGCAGGTGGCGACGCCCCTGCTGAACGCGCTCGTGTACTACTTCATCTTCGGCGTGCTGATCGGGACCCGTAAGGGCATCCCGGACTTCGTCCCGTTCCTGGTGACCGGCGTCTTCATCTTCACCTTCACCCAGAGCTCGGTGATGGCCGGCACCCGCGCCATCTCCGGCAGTCTGGGCCTGGTCCGCGCGCTGCACTTCCCCCGCGCCTGCCTGCCCATCTCCTTCTGCCTGATGCAGCTCCAGCAGCTGCTGTTCTCGATGGGCGTGCTGGTCGTCATCCTGCTCGCCTTCGGGCAGA is a genomic window of Streptomyces gilvosporeus containing:
- a CDS encoding DUF5941 domain-containing protein, with product MAATPAQERVAVVDPRFVGHLHLLRLALTDPRFPAAAAPGALTVQPEARAALLSATAKIPVGAGTAHLTDVLTDTLTESLERADIGLHRVEPGTLVATVALTPAQREDAREAVAAVDDEAVRLRTAVKSRDGFFTTFCISPYSRYLARWCARRGLTPNQVTTASLLTALIAAGCAATGTRGGFIAAGVLLLFSFVLDCTDGQLARYSLQYSTMGAWLDATFDRAKEYAYYAGLALGAARCGDDVWVLALGAMVLQTCRHVVDFAFNEANHDATANTSPTAALSDKLDSVGWTVWVRRMIVLPIGERWAMIAVLTALTSPRIVFYALLVGCALAACYTTAGRVLRSVTRHARRTDRAAQALADLADSGPLAGLIAKGPASRGAAGAPLLAVAGVVFLMTQLLLNGAGSWWPVLGAVIYTLFAGAAVARPLKGALDWLVPPLFRAAEYGTVLLLAARADAPGALPAAFGLVAAVAYHHYDTVYRIRGGTGAPPRWLVWATGGHEGRVLVVTVLAAALSPSGFTLALTALAVVLALLVLTESIRFWVSSGAPAVHDEGEPA
- a CDS encoding sugar phosphate nucleotidyltransferase, with the translated sequence MIGLVLAAGAGRRLRPYTDTLPKALVPVDGDTTILDLTLGNFAEIGLTEVAIIVGYKKEAVYERKAALEAKYGLKLTLIDNDKAEEWNNAYSLWCGRDAIKHDVILANGDTVHPVSVEKTLLAARGDGQKIILALDTVKQLADEEMKVIVDPDKGVQRITKLMDPAEATGEYIGVTLIEGSAADELADALKTTFERDPDLYYEDGYQELVNRGFKVDVAPIGDVKWVEIDNHDDLAKGREIACQY
- a CDS encoding iron-containing alcohol dehydrogenase family protein, with amino-acid sequence MPVLTRLIPSPVVVDINAGALDDLAGLLADQRISASGKLAIAISGGSGARLRERLSPALPGAEWYEVGGGTLDDAIKLADAMKKGHYDAVVGLGGGKIIDCAKFAAARIGLPLVAVATNLSHDGLCSPVATLDNDAGRGSYGVPNPIAVVIDLDIIREAPVRFVRSGIGDAISNISAVADWELSHRETGEAIDGLAAAMARQAGEAVLRHPGGVGDDNFLQVLAEGLVLTGISMSVAGDSRPASGACHEINHALDILYPKRSASHGEQCGLGAAFATHLRGDKETRDMMVEVLRRHGLPVTPGEIGFTDEEFVEAVAYAPKTRPGRYTILEHLDLSTDQIRDAYADYAQAIGS
- a CDS encoding CDP-alcohol phosphatidyltransferase family protein, which translates into the protein MHKPSVAELRPVVHPPGVKDRRSGEHWAGRLYMREISLRIDRHLVNTRVTPNQLTYLMTVCGVLAAPALLVPGIAGAVLGVLMVQLYLLLDCVDGEIARWRKQYSLTGVWMDRVGAYLTDAAVLVGFGLRAADLWGSGRIDWLWAFLGTLAALGAILIKAETDLVGVARAQSGKEQVKETASEMRSSGMALARKAAAALKFHRLILGVEASLLIVALAVVDQIRGDLFFSRLGVAVLAGIALVQTLLHLVSILASSRLK
- a CDS encoding glycosyltransferase family 2 protein; its protein translation is MGNRPDELRALLDSVAKQDGERVEVVVVGNGSPLPELPEGVRTVELPENVGIPAGRNVGIEAFGPGGREVDILLFLDDDGLLAREDTARLCREAFAADPELGIISFRIADPDTGETQRRHVPRLRASDPMRSSRVTTFLGGANAVRTKVFQEIGGLPDDFFYAHEETDLAWRALDAGWLIDYRSDMLLLHPTMAPSRHAVYHRMVARNRVWLARRNLPAVLVPVYLGVWLLLTLARRPSWPALRVWLAGFKEGWTTPCGDRRPMKWATVWRLTRLGRPPVI
- a CDS encoding ABC transporter permease is translated as MSETTHDSAVAMSAPSASDGGLTAAERAQKYGLSQSGARPGLVEYIRQLWDRRHFISAFASAKLTAQYSQAKLGQVWQVATPLLNALVYYFIFGVLIGTRKGIPDFVPFLVTGVFIFTFTQSSVMAGTRAISGSLGLVRALHFPRACLPISFCLMQLQQLLFSMGVLVVILLAFGQMPAWSWLLVIPALALQFIFNTGLAMVMARLGSKTPDLAQLMPFIMRTWMYASGVMFSISLITKGKHVPALVEILLNANPAAVYIDLMRFALIDSFTKHQLPHHVWAWAVGWALLMGVAGFVYFWKAEERYGRG